The following proteins are encoded in a genomic region of Sphingopyxis sp. YF1:
- a CDS encoding tail fiber protein: MTRKGAIRNLTIAALASASSLAVATPALAQTDRYLGQMIQVGFTFCPAGWASAEGQILAISQNTALFSLLGTTYGGNGQTTFALPDLRGRTAINQGSGPGLSPYVLGEFGGSETTTLLSTNLPRHDHRGAIQTANAAANTTSANGNALAYSANNSYLSGVDPNNAMDGTMVQVAPAGNSQPVSNRPPYLTMRWCIALQGIFPARN, encoded by the coding sequence ATGACACGCAAAGGAGCAATCCGGAACCTGACGATCGCGGCGCTGGCCAGCGCGTCCTCGCTGGCGGTGGCAACGCCGGCATTGGCGCAGACCGATCGTTATCTCGGGCAAATGATCCAGGTAGGCTTCACTTTCTGTCCCGCTGGTTGGGCCAGCGCAGAGGGGCAGATCTTGGCGATCAGCCAGAATACCGCGCTCTTCTCGCTGCTCGGGACGACCTATGGCGGCAATGGGCAGACGACCTTTGCCTTGCCCGATCTGCGTGGACGCACGGCGATCAACCAAGGGAGCGGCCCGGGGCTGTCGCCCTATGTCCTCGGCGAATTCGGCGGGAGCGAAACGACCACACTCCTCTCGACCAATCTCCCGCGGCACGACCATCGCGGTGCGATCCAGACGGCAAACGCGGCCGCGAACACGACGAGCGCGAACGGCAATGCGCTCGCCTATTCAGCGAACAACAGCTATCTTTCCGGGGTCGATCCGAACAATGCCATGGATGGCACGATGGTTCAGGTCGCGCCTGCCGGCAATTCGCAGCCGGTATCGAACCGGCCGCCCTATCTGACGATGCGCTGGTGCATTGCGCTGCAAGGGATTTTTCCGGCGCGTAACTGA
- a CDS encoding sigma-70 family RNA polymerase sigma factor — translation MTANDAPPAAQGIEAVLLANRERIIRFLEVRGAGAAAEDLFQDLWMRLTDRAVGPIAEPLSYVMRAANNLMLDRYRSARQRELRDKAWSEHAVTEGPSAEATLISREQLAEVEAAIAATGERPARIFRRFRFDGVAQREIAAEQGVSLSTVEADLRKVYAALAIVRRQFDAP, via the coding sequence ATGACCGCGAACGACGCACCCCCAGCCGCGCAGGGCATCGAGGCGGTACTGCTCGCCAATCGCGAGCGGATCATCCGCTTCCTCGAGGTGCGCGGTGCGGGCGCGGCCGCCGAGGACCTGTTCCAGGACCTGTGGATGCGCCTCACCGATCGCGCCGTCGGCCCGATCGCCGAGCCCCTGTCCTATGTGATGCGCGCCGCGAACAACCTGATGCTCGACCGCTATCGCTCGGCGCGCCAGCGCGAACTGCGCGACAAGGCGTGGAGCGAGCATGCCGTCACCGAGGGGCCTTCGGCCGAAGCGACGCTGATCTCGCGCGAGCAGCTGGCAGAGGTCGAGGCGGCGATCGCCGCGACCGGCGAGCGGCCGGCGCGCATCTTCCGCCGCTTCCGCTTCGACGGCGTCGCCCAGCGCGAGATCGCCGCCGAACAGGGTGTCAGCCTCAGCACGGTCGAGGCCGACCTGCGCAAGGTCTACGCCGCGCTCGCCATCGTCAGGAGGCAGTTCGATGCGCCCTGA
- a CDS encoding TonB-dependent receptor, which produces MRRPLALLAASAMLSVPAIAAASEQRAFDVPKGSLSNALPLISRQGGVSISVADAALWQSRVRSVRGRMSVDEAIRRMLADSGTRAVRVSATSWRIERAPQARVARRATSPPRTAPSSRPAAPVETVAAPEDEIIVTASKADIPYASFAGVATVLDGDDLAFGGERGMDSILSRMATLSSTHLGSGRNKLFIRGIADSSFTGPTQSTVGQYLGDIRLSYNAPDPDLRLYDVDNVEVLEGPQGTLYGAGSLGGIIRVVPNAPDARDQSVQAIAGLSLTQHGDPGGDLGAIVNLPVGDGGHALRLVGYMLSDGGYIDNPLLGQKDVNRTHIRGGRGTFRFDAGDNWTIDVGGVYQSTRSDDAQYADKDAPPLERNSLVEQNAKAKYGLGTVVVMKDWDGLRFQSSSAWVSHRLFERFDATRPDAPPRVLDQTNETRMIVNETRLSRPFHNGLGWVAGISLLDNRTRQNREIGNFASPMALTGVTNSITEFTGYAEATAEVMPRLIASAGLRLSHARLGGGGEDVALDVAFAGRAVTAHRNETDLLPSASLLWAPVEDITLYARYQEGFRPGGLAVESNFVRRFRNDQTRTIEGGIRFGRKGETPFDASLSVSHTRWRDIQADFIDADGFPTTANIGDGRITSITGAIAVRATRELSFELGAVYNHSRVDRLAPAIVEIFRAANAAVGSGNAPPPSPLPPFYYSPEDRLGRIPNVASHAIRGSINYATFIGDEEFRANGWANYVGPSRLGIGPILGEGQGDYVDTGLAMRIGDRRRGLSLTLTNLFDARGNRFALGTPFVEGSAGYLTPLRPRTLRIAVDVAY; this is translated from the coding sequence ATGCGTCGCCCCCTCGCCCTCCTCGCCGCGAGCGCAATGCTGTCGGTGCCGGCGATCGCGGCGGCGTCCGAGCAGCGGGCGTTCGACGTACCGAAGGGCAGCCTGTCGAACGCGCTCCCGCTGATCAGCCGCCAGGGCGGGGTCAGCATCAGCGTCGCCGACGCCGCGCTGTGGCAGAGCCGCGTCAGATCGGTGCGCGGACGGATGAGCGTCGACGAAGCGATCCGCCGCATGCTCGCCGATTCGGGCACGCGTGCGGTTCGCGTCAGTGCCACCAGCTGGCGCATCGAGCGAGCGCCACAGGCCAGGGTCGCGCGCCGCGCGACCTCCCCGCCGCGGACGGCGCCGTCTTCGCGGCCGGCCGCGCCGGTCGAGACGGTCGCCGCGCCCGAAGACGAGATCATCGTCACCGCGTCAAAGGCCGACATTCCCTACGCAAGCTTTGCGGGCGTCGCCACCGTTCTCGATGGCGACGATTTGGCGTTCGGCGGCGAGCGCGGGATGGACTCGATCCTGTCGCGCATGGCGACTCTGTCCTCGACGCATCTCGGATCGGGACGCAACAAGCTGTTCATCCGCGGCATCGCCGATTCCAGCTTCACCGGCCCCACGCAATCGACCGTGGGCCAGTATCTTGGCGACATCCGCCTCAGCTACAACGCCCCTGATCCCGACCTGCGCCTGTACGACGTTGACAATGTCGAGGTGCTCGAAGGGCCGCAGGGCACGCTCTATGGCGCCGGGTCGCTCGGCGGCATCATCCGCGTCGTTCCGAACGCGCCCGACGCCCGCGATCAGTCGGTCCAGGCGATCGCAGGCCTCTCGCTGACCCAGCATGGCGACCCCGGCGGCGATCTCGGCGCGATCGTCAACCTGCCCGTCGGTGACGGCGGCCACGCGCTGCGCCTCGTCGGCTACATGCTCAGCGACGGCGGCTATATCGACAACCCGCTGCTGGGACAGAAGGACGTCAACCGCACCCACATCCGCGGCGGTCGCGGGACCTTCCGGTTCGACGCGGGCGACAACTGGACTATCGACGTCGGCGGCGTCTATCAGTCGACCCGCTCCGACGACGCGCAATATGCGGACAAGGATGCCCCGCCGCTCGAACGCAATTCGCTGGTCGAGCAGAATGCCAAGGCCAAATACGGGCTCGGCACGGTCGTGGTGATGAAGGACTGGGACGGGCTGCGTTTCCAGTCGTCGAGCGCCTGGGTCAGCCACCGGCTGTTCGAACGCTTCGATGCGACGCGGCCCGACGCCCCGCCGCGCGTGCTCGACCAGACCAACGAAACGCGTATGATCGTCAACGAGACGCGCCTGTCGCGTCCCTTTCACAACGGCTTGGGGTGGGTCGCCGGGATCAGCCTGCTCGACAATCGCACGCGCCAGAACCGCGAAATCGGCAATTTCGCGTCGCCGATGGCCCTGACCGGGGTCACCAACAGCATCACCGAATTCACCGGCTATGCCGAGGCGACCGCCGAAGTGATGCCACGCCTGATCGCCTCGGCGGGGTTGCGACTCTCGCACGCGCGGCTCGGCGGCGGGGGCGAGGATGTCGCGCTCGACGTCGCCTTCGCGGGGCGCGCGGTCACCGCGCATCGCAACGAGACCGACCTGCTGCCTTCGGCCTCGCTGCTCTGGGCACCGGTCGAGGATATCACCCTCTACGCCCGCTATCAGGAAGGATTCCGTCCCGGCGGGCTCGCGGTCGAAAGCAATTTCGTGCGGCGTTTCCGCAACGACCAGACGCGCACGATCGAGGGCGGCATCCGCTTCGGCCGCAAGGGTGAAACGCCCTTCGACGCCAGCCTCTCGGTCTCGCACACGCGCTGGCGCGACATCCAGGCCGATTTCATCGACGCCGACGGCTTTCCGACCACCGCCAATATCGGCGACGGCCGCATCACCAGCATCACCGGTGCGATCGCGGTGCGCGCGACACGCGAACTCTCGTTCGAACTCGGCGCGGTCTACAATCACAGCCGCGTCGACCGTCTCGCCCCCGCGATCGTCGAGATTTTCCGCGCCGCGAATGCCGCGGTGGGCTCCGGCAACGCTCCGCCGCCCTCACCGCTGCCGCCATTCTACTATTCCCCCGAAGACCGCCTTGGCCGCATTCCGAACGTCGCGAGCCACGCGATCCGCGGCTCGATCAACTATGCGACCTTCATCGGTGACGAAGAATTCCGCGCGAACGGCTGGGCCAATTACGTCGGTCCCTCGCGCCTCGGCATCGGCCCGATCCTCGGCGAGGGCCAGGGCGACTATGTCGACACTGGCCTCGCGATGCGGATCGGCGACCGCCGCCGCGGTCTCTCGCTGACGCTGACCAACCTGTTCGACGCCCGCGGCAACCGCTTCGCGCTCGGCACCCCCTTCGTCGAAGGCAGCGCCGGCTACCTCACCCCGCTGCGCCCAAGGACGCTGCGCATCGCGGTCGACGTGGCCTACTGA
- a CDS encoding acyl-CoA dehydrogenase family protein — MDFTYTDTQDMIRDTLSRFLADTYDFETRQKFIASDDGRDPAIWTALAQELGMLGASFSEDHGGLGGGALENAIIMEELGKVLGIEPYLPTVVIAGGALKAVGGAQADKYIPEIIAGNMIVAFAYAEPQGRYDLANLKTSAKKDAAGYVLNGHKSVVYAAPWASHLLVTARTGGGQRDREGVSLFLIDANLPGIVRRDYPTVDGSRASEIYFENVAIPAEALLGGEGAGLPLIEQIVDEATVAVCAEATGVMQKLHEGTLEYTQQRKQFGIPIAKFQVLQHRMVDMFMEVEQARSMTIMGTLKLGLSADERKAAVSAAKNKVARGAKFVGQNAIQTHGGIGITQELAIGHYFKRATMIEGQFGSADYHIDRFEQLTLAA; from the coding sequence ATGGATTTCACCTACACCGACACGCAGGACATGATCCGCGACACGCTTTCGCGCTTCCTGGCGGACACCTATGACTTTGAAACGCGCCAGAAGTTCATCGCGAGCGACGACGGCCGCGACCCCGCGATCTGGACTGCGCTCGCGCAGGAACTCGGCATGCTCGGCGCCTCCTTTTCCGAAGATCATGGCGGTCTCGGCGGCGGCGCGCTCGAAAATGCGATCATCATGGAAGAACTGGGCAAGGTGCTGGGTATCGAGCCCTATCTGCCGACGGTGGTGATCGCGGGCGGAGCGCTCAAGGCCGTCGGCGGCGCGCAGGCGGACAAATATATTCCCGAGATCATCGCGGGCAATATGATCGTCGCCTTCGCCTATGCCGAGCCGCAGGGTCGCTACGACCTCGCCAACCTCAAGACGAGCGCGAAGAAGGACGCGGCGGGCTATGTGCTGAACGGGCACAAGAGCGTCGTCTATGCCGCGCCCTGGGCATCGCATCTGCTCGTGACCGCACGCACCGGCGGCGGCCAGCGCGACCGCGAGGGCGTGTCGCTGTTCCTGATCGACGCGAACCTGCCGGGCATCGTGCGCCGCGACTATCCGACCGTCGACGGCAGCCGTGCATCCGAAATCTATTTCGAGAATGTCGCGATCCCCGCTGAAGCATTGCTCGGCGGCGAGGGGGCCGGCCTGCCGCTGATCGAGCAGATCGTCGACGAGGCGACAGTCGCCGTGTGCGCCGAGGCGACGGGCGTGATGCAGAAGCTGCACGAAGGCACGCTGGAATATACGCAGCAGCGCAAGCAGTTCGGCATTCCGATCGCCAAGTTCCAGGTGCTCCAGCACCGCATGGTCGACATGTTCATGGAGGTCGAACAGGCGCGTTCGATGACGATCATGGGCACGCTCAAGCTCGGCCTGTCCGCCGACGAACGCAAGGCGGCGGTGTCTGCGGCGAAGAACAAGGTCGCGCGCGGTGCGAAGTTCGTCGGCCAGAATGCGATCCAGACGCACGGCGGCATCGGCATCACGCAGGAACTGGCGATCGGCCATTATTTCAAGCGTGCGACGATGATCGAGGGGCAATTCGGCAGCGCCGACTATCATATCGACCGGTTCGAGCAGCTGACGCTGGCGGCGTAA
- a CDS encoding tail fiber protein, protein MRHRKSLALAAASGMAIAASSPAAAQTFFLGQMIETGANFCPRGFASASGQILSIQQNTALFSLLGTTYGGNGVTTFALPDIRGRMVIGVGAGPDGTVQLGQVGGSETITLTLANLPAHIHPGFIHTVNANGNDIKPFRNAFAVTPDKQYKVPPATGPSALDGVLHADTVSVQKTGGSQPMSNMSPFLVTRHCMALVGIFPSRN, encoded by the coding sequence ATGCGGCACCGGAAATCCTTGGCGCTGGCGGCGGCATCGGGCATGGCTATCGCCGCGTCGTCGCCCGCTGCGGCGCAAACCTTTTTTCTCGGACAGATGATCGAGACCGGGGCCAATTTCTGCCCCAGAGGCTTTGCGAGCGCGAGCGGGCAGATTCTGTCGATTCAGCAGAATACGGCGCTCTTTTCGCTGCTTGGCACGACCTATGGCGGCAACGGCGTCACCACCTTCGCACTGCCCGACATTCGCGGGCGGATGGTCATCGGCGTGGGGGCCGGCCCGGATGGAACGGTGCAACTTGGGCAGGTCGGCGGATCCGAAACCATAACCCTGACGCTCGCCAACTTGCCGGCGCATATTCACCCGGGTTTTATCCACACGGTGAATGCCAACGGGAACGATATCAAGCCGTTCCGCAACGCCTTCGCGGTAACCCCGGACAAGCAATATAAGGTGCCGCCTGCGACGGGGCCGAGCGCTCTCGACGGCGTTCTGCATGCCGATACGGTGTCGGTCCAAAAGACCGGCGGCAGTCAGCCGATGAGCAACATGTCGCCGTTTCTCGTGACTCGACACTGTATGGCGTTGGTGGGTATTTTTCCGTCGCGCAATTGA
- a CDS encoding FecR domain-containing protein gives MRPDPAAIDARAIEWIIAQRDPAFADWDGFADWLAADAAHAAAYDALASLDADLDALPRIPAPSVVIRDDAPPRRHPTRRAWFGGAVAAVLVTAIALPSLGLFADPNRIETAPGEHRMLALADGSKVEINGGSVLHLDKDRPRFARLESGEAMFHVVHRDADPFVVEAGGARIVDLGTAFNVVRRERATSVAVSEGVVAWNPERANVRMTAGEGIDVRDGDPRPPKVRNVDTATIGSWRTGQLVYADTPLAVVAEDLRRTAGITVSVAPDAADLPFRGVLVVAKDRDRTVADLAALSGTRAARRGDDWVLTR, from the coding sequence ATGCGCCCTGACCCTGCCGCCATCGACGCGCGCGCGATCGAGTGGATCATCGCCCAGCGCGATCCCGCCTTCGCCGACTGGGACGGCTTCGCCGACTGGCTCGCGGCCGATGCGGCGCACGCCGCCGCCTATGACGCGCTCGCCAGCCTCGACGCCGATCTCGACGCGCTGCCGCGTATCCCCGCGCCGTCGGTGGTGATCCGCGACGACGCGCCGCCGCGCCGCCACCCGACGCGACGCGCCTGGTTCGGCGGTGCGGTCGCCGCCGTGCTCGTCACCGCGATCGCGCTGCCCAGCCTCGGCCTTTTCGCCGATCCGAACCGGATCGAGACCGCGCCGGGCGAGCATCGCATGCTCGCGCTCGCCGACGGCTCGAAGGTCGAGATCAACGGCGGCTCGGTGCTGCACCTCGACAAGGACCGCCCGCGTTTCGCGCGGCTCGAAAGCGGCGAGGCGATGTTCCACGTCGTCCACCGCGACGCCGATCCCTTCGTCGTCGAGGCGGGCGGCGCCCGGATCGTCGACCTCGGCACCGCCTTCAACGTCGTCCGCCGCGAGCGCGCAACCTCGGTCGCGGTGTCCGAGGGCGTCGTCGCCTGGAACCCCGAACGCGCCAATGTCCGCATGACCGCGGGCGAGGGAATCGACGTCCGCGACGGCGACCCCCGCCCGCCCAAAGTGCGCAACGTCGACACCGCCACCATCGGCAGCTGGCGCACCGGCCAACTCGTCTATGCCGACACCCCGCTGGCGGTCGTTGCGGAGGATCTGCGGCGCACCGCGGGCATCACGGTCAGCGTCGCGCCCGATGCCGCCGACCTGCCCTTCCGCGGCGTGCTCGTCGTGGCAAAGGACCGGGATCGCACCGTTGCCGATCTCGCCGCGCTCTCGGGCACACGCGCGGCGCGGCGCGGCGACGACTGGGTTCTGACGCGCTAG
- a CDS encoding tail fiber protein → MTGRAAIRNFALALAAGGSSFAYTAPASADAASPYVGEIMQVGFTFCPRGWMAAQGQILSIAQNTALFSLLGTNYGGNGQTTFALPNFAGRTANLDGQGPGLSPYVIGEQAGAPSTTLTIANMARHDHRAAIQTANAAANSTSANGNALAYSANNSYVSGTVPSGNLMAPGIADSGIAGQSQPVSNRPPYIALNWCIAVEGVFPARN, encoded by the coding sequence ATGACAGGTAGGGCGGCAATTCGGAACTTCGCGCTGGCGCTTGCGGCCGGCGGCAGCAGCTTTGCCTATACGGCGCCAGCGTCTGCGGATGCTGCAAGTCCCTATGTCGGCGAAATCATGCAGGTCGGATTTACTTTCTGCCCCCGCGGCTGGATGGCAGCGCAGGGACAAATTCTCTCCATCGCACAAAATACGGCACTGTTTTCGCTGCTCGGCACCAACTATGGCGGCAATGGCCAGACGACTTTCGCGCTCCCCAATTTTGCGGGCCGGACGGCGAACCTCGACGGGCAGGGGCCGGGGCTGAGTCCCTATGTGATCGGCGAGCAGGCCGGGGCGCCGAGCACAACGCTGACCATCGCCAATATGGCGCGACACGATCACCGCGCGGCAATCCAGACCGCCAACGCGGCCGCGAACAGCACGAGTGCGAACGGCAACGCGCTCGCCTATTCGGCGAACAACAGCTATGTTTCGGGCACGGTACCGTCGGGTAATCTGATGGCGCCGGGCATTGCCGACTCGGGAATTGCCGGGCAATCGCAGCCGGTGTCGAACCGCCCGCCCTATATCGCGCTCAACTGGTGCATTGCAGTTGAGGGCGTATTTCCGGCGCGCAACTGA
- a CDS encoding tail fiber protein, which produces MAAGTGLSGSASAQDFYLGELMKVPYNFCPRGTLEANGQLVSIAQESALYALYGTTYGGDGVTTFAMPGMAGRYSMHEGTGAGLSPRVRGQTGGTETTTLTMNQMPRHEHTASIRTTSSAGNTGQSFRAIFATTPANKYVSGTAPAAQLMNINTLDIRHTGEGTSFDHLPPYLAIRYCVISAGIFPSRN; this is translated from the coding sequence GTGGCGGCCGGTACAGGACTGTCGGGGTCGGCGTCGGCGCAGGACTTCTACCTCGGCGAACTGATGAAGGTCCCGTATAATTTCTGTCCGCGCGGAACGCTGGAGGCGAACGGCCAGCTGGTTTCGATCGCCCAGGAAAGCGCACTCTACGCGCTCTACGGAACGACCTATGGCGGTGACGGCGTGACCACTTTCGCGATGCCCGGCATGGCGGGCCGCTATTCGATGCACGAGGGCACGGGCGCTGGCCTGTCGCCGCGGGTCCGGGGGCAGACGGGCGGGACCGAAACCACCACCCTGACGATGAACCAGATGCCGCGGCACGAGCATACGGCGTCGATCCGGACCACCAGCAGCGCTGGCAACACCGGACAGTCGTTCCGGGCCATCTTTGCAACGACACCCGCGAACAAATATGTGTCGGGCACCGCACCCGCCGCGCAGCTGATGAACATCAATACGCTCGACATCCGCCACACCGGCGAAGGAACGTCATTCGATCATCTGCCACCCTATCTGGCGATCCGCTATTGCGTCATCAGCGCGGGCATTTTCCCGTCGCGCAATTGA
- a CDS encoding MBL fold metallo-hydrolase: protein MGKGKWAVLPLVLIALGGWLFQRPVGMWIFDRAVERSAARNPYADLPDGLHVGLCGTGSPLPSRDRAAACTVVIAGKTMLVVDAGEGGARNIAQMGLPNGRIRGLFLTHYHSDHIDGLGPMMLLRWTASGNQSPLPVHGPTGVEDVIAGFNTAYARDNGYRTAHHGPAITPPAAAGAIARPFAIPSAPTIVYETDGLRVTAFPVDHRPVAPSVGYRFDYKGRSVVISGDTGPSKMLEQASRDADILIHEALQPRMVKALAAALDKAGRGQTAQIMRDILDYHATPAQAADSARVAGVKMLVLSHLVPSMPSPYLNAAFLDGAGEHFDGPIIVGEDGQYFSLPAGSDAIERGSWF from the coding sequence ATGGGCAAAGGCAAATGGGCGGTGCTGCCGCTCGTCCTGATCGCACTGGGCGGCTGGCTGTTCCAGCGACCGGTCGGCATGTGGATCTTCGATCGCGCGGTCGAGCGCAGCGCCGCGCGCAATCCTTATGCCGACCTGCCCGACGGACTCCACGTCGGCCTTTGCGGCACCGGATCGCCGCTGCCCAGCCGCGATCGCGCCGCCGCCTGCACCGTCGTCATCGCGGGCAAGACGATGCTGGTCGTCGATGCAGGCGAAGGCGGCGCGCGCAACATCGCTCAAATGGGCCTGCCCAACGGGCGGATTCGCGGACTGTTCCTGACGCACTATCATTCGGACCATATCGACGGGCTGGGGCCGATGATGCTGCTGCGCTGGACCGCCAGTGGCAACCAAAGCCCGCTTCCCGTCCATGGCCCGACAGGGGTCGAGGACGTGATTGCGGGCTTCAACACCGCTTACGCCCGCGACAATGGCTATCGCACCGCACATCACGGGCCGGCGATCACCCCGCCCGCGGCGGCCGGCGCGATCGCCCGGCCCTTTGCGATCCCGTCCGCACCGACGATCGTCTACGAAACGGACGGGCTGCGCGTCACCGCCTTTCCGGTCGACCACCGCCCCGTCGCGCCTTCGGTCGGCTATCGCTTCGATTACAAGGGCCGCAGCGTCGTGATCAGCGGCGACACCGGTCCGTCGAAGATGCTCGAACAGGCCTCAAGGGACGCCGACATCCTCATCCACGAAGCGCTCCAGCCCCGGATGGTGAAAGCGCTCGCCGCCGCACTCGACAAGGCGGGCCGCGGACAGACCGCACAGATCATGCGCGACATCCTCGACTATCACGCCACTCCGGCGCAGGCGGCCGACAGCGCGCGTGTCGCGGGGGTGAAAATGCTGGTGCTGAGCCACCTCGTTCCGTCGATGCCCTCGCCCTATCTGAACGCGGCCTTCCTCGACGGCGCGGGAGAGCATTTCGACGGGCCGATCATCGTCGGCGAAGACGGACAGTATTTTTCGCTTCCCGCGGGAAGCGATGCGATCGAGCGCGGCAGCTGGTTCTAG
- a CDS encoding acyl-CoA dehydrogenase family protein, which yields MDMEFSPEDLAFQQEVRTFIAENYPADLRGKQDEGDELSKEDFLSWHRILYKKGWVAPAWPVEYGGTGWTPTQRFIFSEETARADCIRLMPFGLAMVGPVIYTFGTPEQKARFLPRILSGEDWWCQGYSEPGAGSDLASLRTVAVPDGSDYIVNGQKTWTTMAQHADWGFFLVRTDKDAKQQEGISFLLIDMKSPGITVRPIITLGGEHEVNEVFLEDVRVPQAQRVYEENKGWTCAKFLLAHERTGIAGVAASKRGVEKVKEIARTEVDGDKPLLQNAFFKRKIAELEIDLTALEFTELRSLAGPNAGKGPGPESSLLKIKGSEIQQRLTELTLEAVGHYGAPYFRGFGDGDNEHPIGPDYAHRAAPTYFNVRKTTIYGGSNEIQRNIIAKMVLGL from the coding sequence ATGGACATGGAGTTCAGCCCCGAGGATCTCGCCTTCCAGCAGGAGGTGCGGACCTTTATCGCCGAAAACTACCCCGCGGATCTGCGCGGCAAGCAGGACGAGGGCGACGAACTGTCCAAGGAGGATTTCCTCTCGTGGCACCGCATCCTGTACAAGAAGGGCTGGGTCGCCCCCGCTTGGCCGGTCGAATATGGCGGCACCGGCTGGACGCCGACGCAGCGCTTCATCTTTTCGGAGGAAACCGCGCGCGCCGACTGCATCCGCCTGATGCCCTTCGGGCTCGCGATGGTCGGGCCGGTGATCTACACCTTCGGCACTCCCGAGCAGAAGGCGCGCTTCCTGCCGCGCATCCTGTCGGGCGAGGACTGGTGGTGCCAGGGCTATTCGGAACCCGGCGCGGGATCCGATCTTGCCAGCCTGCGCACGGTCGCGGTTCCCGACGGCAGTGATTATATCGTCAACGGCCAGAAGACCTGGACCACGATGGCGCAGCACGCCGACTGGGGCTTTTTCCTCGTCCGCACCGACAAGGACGCCAAGCAGCAGGAGGGTATTTCCTTCCTGCTGATCGACATGAAGTCGCCCGGCATCACCGTGCGCCCGATCATCACGCTGGGCGGCGAGCATGAGGTCAACGAAGTGTTCCTCGAGGACGTGCGCGTCCCGCAGGCGCAGCGCGTCTATGAAGAGAATAAGGGCTGGACCTGCGCCAAGTTCCTGCTCGCGCACGAACGCACGGGCATCGCGGGCGTCGCAGCGTCGAAGCGCGGTGTCGAGAAGGTCAAGGAAATCGCGCGCACCGAGGTCGACGGCGACAAGCCGCTGCTCCAGAACGCCTTTTTCAAGCGCAAGATCGCCGAGCTGGAGATCGACCTCACCGCGCTCGAATTCACCGAGCTGCGCAGCCTCGCCGGTCCCAACGCCGGCAAGGGACCCGGCCCCGAATCGAGCCTGCTCAAGATCAAGGGGTCCGAAATCCAGCAGCGGCTGACCGAGCTGACGCTGGAAGCGGTCGGTCACTACGGCGCGCCCTATTTCCGCGGCTTCGGCGACGGCGACAACGAGCATCCGATCGGCCCCGACTATGCGCATCGGGCCGCGCCGACCTATTTCAACGTCCGCAAGACGACGATCTATGGCGGATCGAACGAGATCCAGCGCAACATCATCGCGAAGATGGTTCTGGGATTGTGA
- a CDS encoding tail fiber protein: MRHLKAAALAMAGVSAAGIGAPALAQTYYLGQIIETGADYCPRNWVPTNGQLLAIQQNTALFSLLGTTYGGNGTTNFQLPNLQGRMLIGQGQGPGLSPYVQGQVGGVENQTLTIGQLAQHTHRGAILSVNQNTNDIKPFRNAFAVTPDRQYSNVIQFDGALHAATVTVQKTGGSDPVANMSPFLVNRYCIAVQGVFPSRN; the protein is encoded by the coding sequence ATGCGGCATCTGAAGGCAGCAGCATTGGCGATGGCCGGTGTCAGCGCGGCCGGCATTGGGGCCCCGGCCTTGGCGCAGACCTATTATCTGGGCCAGATCATCGAAACGGGGGCCGATTACTGCCCGCGAAACTGGGTTCCGACCAACGGCCAGCTCTTGGCAATCCAGCAGAATACCGCACTTTTCTCACTGCTTGGCACGACATATGGCGGCAACGGCACCACGAATTTCCAGCTGCCCAATCTGCAAGGGCGGATGCTGATCGGGCAGGGGCAGGGGCCGGGACTCTCGCCTTATGTGCAAGGCCAAGTCGGTGGCGTCGAGAACCAGACTCTCACGATAGGCCAGCTCGCGCAGCATACACATCGCGGTGCGATCCTGTCAGTCAATCAGAATACGAACGATATCAAGCCGTTCCGCAACGCCTTTGCCGTGACACCCGATCGCCAATATTCGAATGTCATCCAGTTCGACGGCGCGCTGCATGCCGCCACGGTGACGGTGCAAAAGACCGGCGGCTCGGACCCGGTGGCAAACATGTCGCCGTTTCTGGTCAATCGCTATTGCATCGCGGTCCAGGGGGTTTTCCCGTCGCGCAACTGA